The genome window tctgtgttaattagacatatatgtacacgattaaacaccaattattgttcaaatgatgaatatcatttatgctctgtcggtggtggagcatctttaaatcacgaaaaaaaaaaatttttaaaatcaaaagtctTATAAGAATCGTAAGAACTGCATTCTTCACTTAATTGGTGATTTTATTGAAGATGTAATCACAAAATTTGCagaaaatgagaaatgaaatttCACTAATGTGACCAAGTACACTTTGGTTGATTGTGCATGTGTGGCTTTGAAACTGAAACGAAAAACTTAAATTGCTGCGAAAATATGattggtcattttattatttttctgtctTCAGTAATACTATGAGATAGTAATCCATTGgtagatataacgtcagtgaaagtaatccctggaatatcaaggatagACGCCTATACAAAACCATATAaccaaaaattatatattatacatgttacCATATTTTGCAAATCTATCATATACCTTATACAGTATTATTTTGTTCACATTTTAAGATATCCACAAAAGGATAACATTGttaatttatctatttttcatttttaaagcgaatagtcggacaaacaaaggcttaagtcggtaaaaatggtgttaatatatccagtataatttcttatgaaatagtagaataaaatctcccatcaaaatcgctctgtatgcgaagaaattgatatatattataggaatcctaatacgtcttcccgaccggctatcagtGAAGTTCACTCTTAACGCAtatccacgcagcctcgttttcaaagaggtaggcgaatttatatttagaactgtgctaaatttacacggggcttccccataattccaatggtcaaaactggacaccgtaatcagaacttgaccatcattatggtatacaaggacttttggaaggccaaagaaagtatttagactggtttcctttgcccgactattcgctttaaattcaaatatatattatatatctatatttcatgtGAGTCTCGTGCACAAACATTTACTTCCAAATACAGAGACACTACTAGTAATTATTTCCACTTGTGTTGCTCGATTTCCATCTCAGATGATAACTTTTAATGCTTTTGAATGTTTTTGATTCGCTAgtctcaaaatatattttaaagtaaGATGACGGAAAGTGTCAAAGTAGCTCGGGATTACTCTGGTATTTCTCGGGTATTCCTGTCCCCGTCTTAATTACAAGCCTAATtaattattgcatttttcataaacTGGTATCGTCATTAggaattcaaataaaattgagCATTGTtcacaaagaaatatttttaaacataatgAGATTTACATATAAAGAATACTATCATACAAATGTTATAAGgttttttatcctgcaactgcccccacatactgacggataagttctgccggataaacttgtgctatatccgtcaatacgaaatacATTATCCGTCAATACTATCACGTGAATTCGTTCCAAATCTGACGGAACGTATTCTATTTTGACCCCGAACTTTGAACTTCcagtgaatgaaacgtcattcaatcCCACTataaagtgacgtcacattccCCGGGTGAAGTCATTTTTATGACATTGAAAATCTATGGCGGTGGCATCGTTTCTTTGGCTCATAGTaaaggtatacattgtaaagtaattctttgatgGGTAATTATTGGGTTTTTTAGTATTTCCATATTGTTTCAGCGCTATTACACACTAAAAAGAATATGGTACTGTTTGCGGATGCActtatatatttcccacggaaataaaaaagagtgtactctcattcggtttagtaaataaatcttttcctccgcatcaaagatGATTcacgcttcgagcgaaaccaagtaaataagtggcaatttgctttcgttttgaatgtcatatcggttgcaggataaacagaatacacggttagtatcttacaacaAAAGTTTTATTTAGATGCttgacacggaaagccgagatgactcgccaaagcctcgtcatctcggctttcccaATAGCCtataagtctcgcaccaaattaaaccttgtattgtaagatactaaccatgtattctctatataatatataatacatccTTTAGGTAGAGCGATGTGCGGTGGGATTCGAATGCAACCACTAGTATTCcctctttgcatattacagagttagctcccttgcgggtaggtatcgattgttacgtcattattttgtgatcgcaatccacgtcgttttctccgaaacgtatgacgttacgctaccaaacacatgacgtcacaatcaatacctacccgcaagtgcagataactctgtaatatgcaaatttggaATACACTTTACTGATCTATTGTATAGAGCAAACGACGACATTAACGATGACATTAGCCATTcgttaaataaaatttgagtTACATCCCTTGTTATATCCGACTACATTCCGTTCAAGTTGAAAGGGCACTCTGTTACAACATTAACCAATATCAGCTCCTAATAAGAATAATATGGAAATTCATATTAATGCATAATAATGAATACAAGCTTCAGATACTTTAAATTATCATACTTTTGTCTCCCTGTTTTAACTTCTAAAAAGACAACATAATACTTAACAAGGCGCCAGaaccatatatattatattaagtaATGTATGACAAAGTACTAATGGCGAATAGGATTAAATGATCATATGCCATTTTGTGCATATTATCGCCAAATCCGCCATCAGTATTTTTGCCAGTCGAAAATATATTACACCTAATTAACTaacgcgcggtatttaggaagAGGGCAGGAAACCCGgtaatgataagtgtagtattaacggtaggCTACTAACTCTCAAGACTCTACAacattatcgatctcgtttaagccgtttcggaaaggtagcgggTCTTTAAGTTATCAACCCCATGTTTTGTGGGGCAAAACATGCAGATTTGTGGGGAAAActcataattttgatatttttcttaaaACCTTTCATTCACTATTCTCAGGTGTCACAATAGCATTGAATACATGTAGGTGCCTTGGTAtcgattgaaaaaaatgtaaaaagggggcataatactttttttaaatcaattcaaAGCAAAAATCTGCTATACAAACTAGTAAACATTAAGCATGAGGATTTGATGACAGGAATATATTCAGTGCCTCTTGGATTTTTTCTGAAACAtacattttggtatattttatcaaaatttaaacaaaatattaaagaaacaGTTATacgatatataaacatttttgttaTGCTTAGATATGTTCAAGTATAGTATAATATTAAGAGATTTATAtgcatagaaaatatcactagtttaagcATGTAAAAAATGCCTAAATATAACCAGCTGTTTCAGTTACAAAAACGCAACAGAAACAAATCCTCAGCAAATTCATTTGTGTCCATCAATTTTTGTAATGGAAGCTAAATATACTGCCTAGTGATCCTTTCCTGGATTTGGAGGACATGAGTCTGGCTCCCTTAGTGTTACTGTAAAGGGATTCCACTTTCGGCAGCGGTTTAATCATGTTAGCCTCGACTATAGGCCCAAACGGGCGCTTGTGTTTAATCCAGATAGGGGGCAAGCTCTTCATCTTAAACACAGTGTTTGTGACAGAGTCCTGCCTCTCTGAGTAAGAGGATGTTGCTCGACTTGTATTTTCACCATTTTTCTTCTTGCAGCACGTACTGGACTTGGAACAGGGACATCCCTTTTtacaactacaacaacacacCAGCACTATAGTTCCTAGTATGAGTATAGGTGCGACGATAAGTATGATGACGATGTACATCAGATACGTGGCGCCGTCCACGATTTGCTCTGTTGATATAATACGATTCATTTAAACAAAGCACAATAATTAAGACATGTAGGATAAAGTAATAACATTTGAAATATGGTAGCAAAATATTTCGCGCAAGAAATCGCTAACATTTGTCTAAGGAAATCAATTCCATATCAGATAGGTCTGGCctcttcaaaattttcaaattgtgATTAATTACATAAAAGCAGTTATATGCATGCGTGTAAAAAAAGAGGCGTTTAATTCAAATATTCATACTTACCACACGTTTCTgcaaatgtaatgaaaaaagaaaaagagaatTCAGTTATTCATGTGAAAATCCATCcatataacattttttacattttgggGGGGAAATGCCTTCCTCTTAAAGGGTTGAGATATGTCTTTCGTCTATATATTTTAGTAAATTATATTAATGGCAtagtaatttacattttttccaATAATGTAAGTAAAATGGTGTTACCGTTTGTACAGTTCTACGAGaatatgacataaatatgtACGGAAATTTGAATTATACTGAAATTGAGTCTTTTAGAAATATTAACATAAAGCTAATCATTacatagatagatatatatacactatgACACCTGTCCCTCACCTGTCTGGCTACTGAGCTCCATGATGACCCCGGGGGACGGGACTGACGTAGCTGTCTGTGAGGCGTCCTTACAGTATCGGGGGTGCATTGTCACGTTTGCAACGCCTCCACTTTCTGATATGGCCTTAAAAGTGCAATAAGATTGTGTTTGTCTTACAAAAGAATCATTGCAATAACACTGGAAAGCCTAAAAGGCATGAACGCTCTGGTTTCGAAGGGTCGTCCACGAACAAAATTATTATAGAACCATCATAagaatttataaaatgttaaagcTTTTAGATAAATACCCTGATGATGTTGTAATGGTTTGCATCAATAACAGATTATCGCTCCAAATTAGTACTGTAGAACATGGACATGTTCATGCTGGACATGTTACGTACCATGCATGTAAATCTGAATGTAGTCGAGTCGTCTACTGTAGTATCATTGTTCCACAGTGACAGGTAGATATAATCCCCATAGGTAATGGCTCTCATACACATAAACAATCCGTCACCTGGAAATATAGACATCACTTAATTACGTCAAATTAACATTACGGCGATAACCATCCTTCTCGAAGTAAGCATCTTGTAATAAGAGTAACGGTAAACCTGACAAAATCATCCATCTCAAAATAAGTAAGGTATCAAGGGAAgattttataaacattacacattagttttataaaacatatggtctatatagatgccagagctttgcaaacaattttataATGCGCGTTAGACCAAGAAAGTTCTCTTATTAACGAAGATTTAATCCATTTTTAAACGGTGGTTAGTCATAATGGTCATGTATTGGAGGTCAATTATAtctcaattttataaaaattaaaaattttactTGGTTAGTTTATGTAGTAATTGTGACAAGTGCAAAGTAAATGTATCGACATGACACCAAGTATAAATACTTTGTGTAGATTGGAACAGAGATCCAGGTACACCTAAAGAGTAAGCGTACTCTGTCTATAAACTAAGTCAACTGTAACCTGAACGTCAACTTTGAATTATACGTCATTTATAAACTATAGGTCAGCTCGTATTTAAGGTGTTAACCCCTGTTAAAACAGTTACACTAGTGTATGGGTATAATATTAAAGTAACGACATATCTGGGGCTATACCTCTTGGATAGACCATACATACAGAGTTTACATCTTTACAGAACATGTAGTTATTTCACCCAAACGTTAGCATACTACTCACTAGAAAACATCATGCTGGTTGCACATGAGGCGTACGTGAACTGTTGTCGTGTTCTGTCCGTACATCCGACCGATGACGACCCCGTACAGGTAGTAGTGGCGGTGTAGTCTTTGACTGTTACACTGCCATAGTTAGCTAGTAATCCCGTACACGACGCCTCGCCAAAGCTGGAGAAGGCATGACCTGCGTGCAATACCAAATCAGTATGTATTACACATTCAAAACATCATTATGAGTACTTTATATAATCAGTACAAACTGTATCAAATCATTCTCTTTTTTGTTTTCTACAGCCTCTTTGTATTCTAAGTGAAAAAATAACGGCATCAAATATTACGGTATTGAAATGATTTATGGTTCTTtgataattgaattataaagttAGTATCGAATACTTAAGGTGACagaatattaataaaacaataaagaaaataatatcacGTCAATAATTGTCAACgaaattgagaaagaattaCTGTTTATGCTTGAAGGAGACTTAATAGAAGATACGAGATCCAAAGATtacattaaaattacaaaataagtGCCAGTTTCTGTGACCTTACCATCCTTGACCAGCATGATAAATGAGCTGTCTTCGTATGGCTCGGCTCTGTTACAGACATCGGTCATGGTCACTGTAACGGCAGCCACACGTCCATATACATGTTCATTGACGGTCTGTTCCACCGCTGTGCAACGAAAACAAAGCAAGATTTTCAGACATTTCTGACAACTATgattttgtttctgatataaCATGCTTTCAGTGGTGTTATCATTAAATGTAACTAGCATATGAATATAATTAAGGTGTTACGAACTAGAGATTAAATTGTTGCGTAGTTTGTCACGTGATCTAGTTGTTATTGTCACGTGGTAGTTTTTTCGTGTATATGTCTCACAATACTGCTGATGTGATATGTTTATGAATTATGTCcaaatttcaatgatttttcCTTAGATTATAGCTTaagaataattaattgttaattacaaATATTGCCAATTTTAATGAGTCCCTATAATTGGAAAATTAGTCATAAATGATGACTAACTACCATTAAGAGTGATCATTTCAAATCCGAGCGGATCAGATACAACTTATACTTGCACAGTAGTAGTAATATTTGTTTGGATATTAGAGACTACAACTTACTTGTTTCCAAGTAATAGTAATTATTGTATGAagactattccgtctttgcatattacagaattagctcccttgcgggtaggtatcgattgttacgtcattattttgtgagcacaattcacgtcgttttctccgaaacgtatgatgttacgctcgcaaacacatgtcgtcacaatcaatacctacccgcaagtgcagataactctgtaatatgcaaattcggaatacatATAACTTACTTGTTCCTAAGTAATAGTAATATTTATACGGAGATATACGCTTCAGCTCTATACAAATGTAGCCATAGATATAACTGCCGAATACAAGAGTTGTCGTTGTTGACCTTcaacacaaagaaaataaatacagttgttatcaatatatttttgaaatgcttaaatataaaaagaaaacatttaccCTTAACATTTTATTAGCTCTTAACATATCTTTTGGTTCTTTGCATATCTTGAaacttgaccttgacctactatACAGAAAATATGATTGCGTCATACACACATTTGATGATAGTCCAGACAGGTACCCTCaataaacacatatattttaACATAGAGTTCCAAATATCCTTACCATTGGTATGATGTGTGTTTCAAAAGATGAAAAGATGAGCATGTGTGATCagcaacaaacaacacactacCGTTGATGATTTGAATGAATTAGAAAATGCAGCACTCTTTTCTTTAATTCGGCCAACAAATAACACACTACTGTTGATGATTTGAATGAATTCGAAAATGCAACACTCTTTTCTTTAATTAGGCCAAACTGCTATATGAATAACGAAAATTGATATGACAATAAAATCGTAACTGAACCTTATTGTTATCCAAGAGACCGTCTCTTTTCTctatctttgttttattttgtcgcGTTTCTACCGGCACTTCAAAACAGCCATACGATTTTATCACCCCATTAACcatgtttatttacataaacattcTATACACCAGAACAATGGTTCATCGTGCCGTATTATACTTACTTGAGTAAATATTTATAGCCTTCATTCTGCTCACAAACAAAGTCGAGAGAATTAACACTGTAGGACATAAAGATCGGGTAGTTGTCAATCATTGTAGAGTTAAAGCTGAGAGCTCCTTTGTCAGCGCTGTACCAAACACCAGTGATTTCGTCGGGGAAGTTACAGGCCGCATCTGTAATACAGATACTCAGCATCAATAATACAACAATTTGTTGGCTACAAATTTACTCCATCAAGTAGTATATATAGTTAAACAGATGTGATTACTTTAATCATTGATGTATGCCGCATTTCAAAGATTACTGCGACCACGCTTACGAGGAATTTAATGTTATAACGTAAAACCTTTCATTCTCCGACAAGGTTTCTTTAATATCTCtgtgatgatatgatgataacaaactatgcttataactTAGTGATTGTTTCTTAACCAGAGAttcatttaaacagtattagtaaaacttttataaataatataccgAACAGTAAATTGTTCTATGTATACAGCCGAGATATAAGAaataactacaacaatgttttaTCATAATTTAACATAGATCATCAATGTAAAGTTGATATTTACATTACATAATTGAAACAACAAATTACGAGTATAGAGATAAGAATAACATTTCGAGAAGATTCGAACAATATATTCATTAACTTTATCTCAGTTAACTTGGAAAGGCAAAACGTTTTGGAGTTCAAATTATAACCAAGCTTACCTGAcgagaatagttttatgaagGTATCTCATGTGATTGCTTGATTGATTAGGTGTTCAGGGAGTTAGGTGACAGCCTTCTATTGTAAACAAAAACGACGATGGTCCGTGCAGGAAACCAAACACGTGAAATTCGGGGTGTTAGGTGACAGCCTTCTCTTGTACACAAAAACGACGATGGTCCGTGCAGGAAACCAAACACGTGAAATTCGGGGTGTTAGGTGACAGCCTTCTCTTGTACACAAAAACGACGATGATCCGTGCAGGAAACCAAACACGTGAAATTCGGGTTGTTAGGTGACTGCCTTCTCTTGTACATACAAAAACGATGATGATCCGTGCAGGAAACCAAACACGTGCGATTCATGGAGTTAGTTGACAACCTTTTCTTGTACACAAAAACGACGATGGTCCGTGCAGGAAACCAAACACGTGAAATTTAGGGAGTTAGGCGACAGCCTTCTCTTGCACATAAAAAACGACGATGAACCGTGCAGGAAACCAAACACGTGCGATTCATGGAGTTAGTTGACAGCCTATTCTTGTACACGAAAACGACGATGCTCTGTGCAGGAATCATGTTAACACGTGAAACTTCTGCTGATGACGTTTGACGTATTCTTGATATGAATGACATATACATCGTGGTGCAATTGAATTAAACAGAGCACGTGATCAGTGCATGTGACATATTCACCACATTGAAACTTGTTAGATCGTCAGTGTATTTGATAGTTTATAGTTTAAaccaaaatatgacaaattgtGTAAGCTATTGttctatatatttcaattattgtAATATACCCTGAACGCATTGTAATGGCGTTCATTAGAACTATTATTCTCCACAATAACACGCGAGGTGGGTCGCACTGTCTACAGGCTATCGTCTGCACCAAATATATTTGGTGATCAGATGTCGGAGAGGTTACCAACCATCTTCGGAAGAGAAGGCCTTGGGGTCCTCATTGAACATGTATCAATCACAGAGCCTAACATTGGTTTCCTAAAGTAGTCATAAGTATTCAGATCTCCTGATATTATAACTCTAATAAACTTTAGATTTTTACAGTGAAGTCTCGGTATTGACAGCAAGGGTTCAAATGATCAGATATTTTCACTAGTTCATAGGGAAACCAACCACTATATCAATTATTTGTTATCAGGCCAAGCCTATATTAGCAATCTCCGAACAAATTCGGGATAGTACAATTgtcaacaaaacattttatcatttaatattaCATCTTGAATGAATAGTATGTTAGTGcatctccccaacctatcaccGCAGAAAACCAACCACTATTAACAATTAACAATGTGTTTCCATTACCCTACAGTGGATCTACttataacattatttaaaatCTCTAGAACAGGTACAAAAAATTAATTTGCTCTAGCACCAAAGATATCTGAATGACGTTTTGACACCAATGTGAAAGTGACTTAAAGATCAAAAGTGACTCTGTATAATGTACATCTATATGAATGTGAATGTATGTTCGGTGAGAATCACGTTTATATAATGGTACAACCCTTTAACTCTTGTCGGAATAGGACTTTAATACAGGGATTAAAGCAGTCATCGGATTCAGTTCAATTAAATTGGAGAAAGCTTTCCAAACATAAAAGGATTAAAATATCTAATTCGTCTGGTAGGCTTTTGTGTTAGAAGTAAAGAACAAGgtttttaacatataaatgatTATAGGTGCATGTACCGAAGTCATATATACCAGCAATGAGTTCATATATAGCCTTCTCTTAATGTTGTTTACAGAGGTCGTAATGCTGAAAGTTTCTGACTCTGATAGTTTCTCTTAAACTGTCGTTTATACAAACgcaatttattcatttttcgtttaattgtaataatattcaatatttttataacaatcaTACATCAGTTTTTGTCATGAACTATCCAGTATCTTCTACATTCTGTAAATGTATGGAAGTTTGATCCTTAGATTGATACTCATGGAAAGAAAAATGCTTCACATTACAAACctaaatcataattaaaatcaCACGTGTTTTGTAGACATCATGTACGTCGTTAAATCTCAGAAATTCTGCCTTGTAGGTTCACGACCTTTAAACGATATGAAAATGAGAACAAATCAATGACCTCGTTTACCATGGAATTCTATTTTTGGTATTTAATTGTCCTAGGATAAAACTAGAATAAAAGGGATCCCTTTTTCACAATTAGGCGAAGAAAGAGATCCTACACAATCTGACAATGAAAATGTCATGTGCTCTACTGACGATAACCTAGCATACCTGTAATCATAGATAAAATATGATGGCTGACATGATTCTCAcattaacattttgaaatgcATAAAAGAAATCAATGCAAGATTGTTGGTTTGTTTTGACGAGCGTTGAattattgttgtatatatacacaggGAGAAACTATGTTCAGGTTCTACGACCAATAAAACGTTAGCAGGTGCATTTACCAGGGATGAAAAAGGCGAGACTCATATGGATATGTATGTAAAGCTGACGGGTATTGTTCTTTCAACTTCTAGAATCTAGAATCTAGATACTATCAATAACTGAAGCGATGCTTCATAACCCAGTTGAGTGATGTGATATTTGTTTGCATCCAAATATTTGTCCTAAGAATTCTTCGACATACATGCATTCGAgttaatgatttaaaatataaCGAGGTTTGAGTGCATtaactaattatatatttcagaaaacttCAATACACACAGTATTGTAAAGGCATCACgttttataaatttgaaaacACAGGATGAAAGAACCCGGACAACACAATTACCCAATCATCTGTATTTCAGGACAATTAGTCGATGGAATTGTCAAAACAAATCTGACTGGGCAAAGACACTATAGTATAGTAGAGCAAATATCGATATACATAATACAGAAGGCTCTCTAGTTAGTTGATAAAACCTATTATTTAACAAGAAAACGTGTAAATTGACATATAAATTGTGGTATTGATTTAGTATTTCCTGCACAGCATAGCTgcaaagatatatataaacagacACCCAAGTGTCCGACGTATTCTTTTCTGTACcattatatcatataatctacCCAGTTAATCGATCCGGATTGGCTGCACTCTCTGTTCTAACGGAATGTTAGAATGCATTCCGATCCTATCACCCGAAAGTTATGTTA of Argopecten irradians isolate NY chromosome 7, Ai_NY, whole genome shotgun sequence contains these proteins:
- the LOC138326937 gene encoding uncharacterized protein, which codes for MRIPSQEIVIYLLIQWIKPSDAACNFPDEITGVWYSADKGALSFNSTMIDNYPIFMSYSVNSLDFVCEQNEGYKYLLKSTTTTLVFGSYIYGYICIELKRISPYKYYYYLGTTVEQTVNEHVYGRVAAVTVTMTDVCNRAEPYEDSSFIMLVKDGHAFSSFGEASCTGLLANYGSVTVKDYTATTTCTGSSSVGCTDRTRQQFTYASCATSMMFSSDGLFMCMRAITYGDYIYLSLWNNDTTVDDSTTFRFTCMAISESGGVANVTMHPRYCKDASQTATSVPSPGVIMELSSQTETCEQIVDGATYLMYIVIILIVAPILILGTIVLVCCCSCKKGCPCSKSSTCCKKKNGENTSRATSSYSERQDSVTNTVFKMKSLPPIWIKHKRPFGPIVEANMIKPLPKVESLYSNTKGARLMSSKSRKGSLGSIFSFHYKN